CTGTACCAGCAATAAAGATTCTACAGCTGCTGCTGATAGTGTAAACAGGGTTAAAGATATAACTCCCAATACGATGGCCACAGGTACACTGGGCGTAAAAGTCTCTGATGCAGAATTTGCAACAAGAGCCGCATCTAATGGAATGGCAGCAGTTGAATTCAGTAAAATTGCGGCTGAAAATGCTTCAAATGTTCAACTAAAATATTTTGCCAGAATGATAGTCAGGGATTATGAGAAAACAAATAAGGAATTAGCCTCAATCGCTGCAAAGAAAAACATTACACTTCCCCTGACGCTGGACGAGCAAGATCAGAAGAAATCAATTGAATTAAATGAAAAATCCAAAGCAGACTTTGATAAAGCTTATATAGAGACTATAACAGGTAAGAATAAAAAAGCATTGAAGCTGGTACAAGATGAATCAAAAGATGGTAAAGATGCAGAGGTCAGGGCCTTTGCAACTAAAACTGTTTCAATTGCACAATCACACCTGGATATGATCAATGTAATTCATGATAGTCTGAAATAGAATTACTTCAACTGTCCGGCAGTGTACGTTTACCGTTCGATAATGAACGCATCGATTAATGATTAAAAATTAAAACACTGAAAAACAATGATTTAAAACAAAAACAACTCTTGGCATAAACTTAGTAAATTGCAGTTCAATTGTATTTGTTTTTAATTGATAAATCATTGCTGACATGTTCAGACTCAACTTAAAAATCGCTTTGCGTAATCTCTGGAGAAACAAGACTTCCTCTGTGATTAATATAATTGGTCTGGCTATAGGTTTATCTGCCTGTCTGCTACTGCTGCTTTATGTGAATTACGAAAGGAATTTTGACCGCCACTTTAAGGACGCGGACAAAATCTACCAGGTGATGACCAATTTCCAGGATGCTACCGGAAAGATTACCAGTACAGGTGTATCACCAGGAAATGGAATCGCAATGGCTATTAAGGCCAAAATACCTGAGGTAGATGTGATCACCCGTATTGGTGGTGGTGATAGATCACTCATTGCCAATCAGCAAAAAGTATTTAAAAGAACGGACCTCTTTGCAGACCCGGAAATATTGAAAGTTTTTAGTTACGAATTTATAGCCGGCAATCCCAACACTGCACTGAATACACCAAATTCGGTTATATTAACAGCGGAAACTGCGAAAATTTTATTCGGCACAACAGATGCCCTGAACAAAACGGTCAGGTATAAAAATACAAATAATTTAAAGGTTACCGGTGTAATCAAAGATCTGCCTGCCAATACTTCCCTCAGGTTTGATTATTTGATGCCCTGGTCTTTTTTTGAAAGCATAAACAACTATGTTAAAAATCCTGGCTGGGGAGATTTTAGCTTTCTGGCCATGGCTAAAGTTAATAATCCGGCCAATATTGACCTGATTAATGCTAAAGTAAAAAAGCTTTTCAATGAAAATTATACCGCGCAAAAGAATGAGAATTTCCTGTTCCCGTTATCGGATAGACATTTATATGGTGAATTTCTGAACGGTAAAAGTATAGGTGGCGATATAGATCGCATCTATTTATTTATTGCATTGGCTTTTGGTATTTTGCTTATCGCTTGTATCAATTTCATGAACATGGCCACGGCCAAATCAGAGCGCAGGGCAAAGGAAGTGGGTATCAAGAAAACTATTGGTGCAACACGGGGTTCTTTGGTTACTCAATTCCTGACCGAAGCTATGGTGCTGACTACAGTAGCGGTGCTGATTGCTACCGCTATTGTTGAAGTCAGTTTACCACTATTCAATAAACTGCTGGAAATAGATATTACAATTCACTATAACAATACAGGTTATTGGCTGGGCATTCTGACAGTAGCATTAGTGACCGGCATTTTATCCGGGACTTATCCGGCACTATTCCTTTCTTCCTTTAATCCGGTTCAAACTTTAAAAAAGAAAACCGCAAGCGCAAAATCTATTCCTGTCAATCTGAGGCAGGTACTGGTAGTGGGACAGTTTTGTTTTGCTATTATGCTGGTCATCGCTACCATGGTGATCTATAATCAGATGCAGTTTATCAAAAACAGACCAGTAGGGTATAACATCAACTTAATGGCTGAGATGCCTCAGGATGGTGAACTGTCTGGTAAGTTCGAATTGTTTAAAGCGCAAGTGTTAAAAACCGGCGCAGTGACTGCCGTAAACCAGTCATCCCAGAGCATGATCAGAGTAGGTAACTGGTTTTATGGTCTTGAATGGCCGGGAATGGAAGCCAGAGGAAAGGAAATTGTTTTCAACCGCCTTCAGACCTCTTATGATTTTGTGAAAACAAGCGGTGTAGAGTTGATAGCAGGCCGTGATTTCTCCAGAGATTTTGCCTCAGATACGGCGGCAATTCTATTGAGCAGTACAGCGGTAAAGGTCATGAAGCTTAAAAACCCTGTAGGGATGACCGTAAAACTCTTTGGGAACCAATTAAAGGTAATTGGCATTTTTAAAGATTTTAACTGGGATTCTCCTTATCAGCCGGGCCGCCAGATGGTGATCAATTTTAGTAAAAATGAGGGCGGAAACATTAATATGCAGTTAAATCCTGCCAATAGTCTAAGTAAAAACATAGAGCTGATTTCGGCCGTTGCCAAAAATATCAATCCTGAATATCCGGTAGAAATTGGATTTGTCAATGAACTGTACGCAAGGAAAATGCATTCAGAGAAAATCCTGGGCATTCTGGCCAACCTGTTTGGTGGTATAGCGATACTGATCTCTTGTATGGGGCTTTATGGCCTGGTTAGTTACAGCGCAGAACAGCGTACCAAAGAGTTTGGTGTACGTCGCGTACTGGGCGCGTCAGTTGGCAATATTATGAACCTGCTCTCAGTTTCCTTT
The sequence above is drawn from the Pedobacter cryoconitis genome and encodes:
- a CDS encoding DUF4142 domain-containing protein produces the protein MKKTIYFLTTCAIIFVSCTSNKDSTAAADSVNRVKDITPNTMATGTLGVKVSDAEFATRAASNGMAAVEFSKIAAENASNVQLKYFARMIVRDYEKTNKELASIAAKKNITLPLTLDEQDQKKSIELNEKSKADFDKAYIETITGKNKKALKLVQDESKDGKDAEVRAFATKTVSIAQSHLDMINVIHDSLK
- a CDS encoding ABC transporter permease, which gives rise to MFRLNLKIALRNLWRNKTSSVINIIGLAIGLSACLLLLLYVNYERNFDRHFKDADKIYQVMTNFQDATGKITSTGVSPGNGIAMAIKAKIPEVDVITRIGGGDRSLIANQQKVFKRTDLFADPEILKVFSYEFIAGNPNTALNTPNSVILTAETAKILFGTTDALNKTVRYKNTNNLKVTGVIKDLPANTSLRFDYLMPWSFFESINNYVKNPGWGDFSFLAMAKVNNPANIDLINAKVKKLFNENYTAQKNENFLFPLSDRHLYGEFLNGKSIGGDIDRIYLFIALAFGILLIACINFMNMATAKSERRAKEVGIKKTIGATRGSLVTQFLTEAMVLTTVAVLIATAIVEVSLPLFNKLLEIDITIHYNNTGYWLGILTVALVTGILSGTYPALFLSSFNPVQTLKKKTASAKSIPVNLRQVLVVGQFCFAIMLVIATMVIYNQMQFIKNRPVGYNINLMAEMPQDGELSGKFELFKAQVLKTGAVTAVNQSSQSMIRVGNWFYGLEWPGMEARGKEIVFNRLQTSYDFVKTSGVELIAGRDFSRDFASDTAAILLSSTAVKVMKLKNPVGMTVKLFGNQLKVIGIFKDFNWDSPYQPGRQMVINFSKNEGGNINMQLNPANSLSKNIELISAVAKNINPEYPVEIGFVNELYARKMHSEKILGILANLFGGIAILISCMGLYGLVSYSAEQRTKEFGVRRVLGASVGNIMNLLSVSFLKMVFVAACIGVPLAYYLMNRWLTSFEFRTTVSFSIILISIAGTTIIAFLTISFQAYKAAKANPVEALKYE